GACAGAAACCAAATTTCCAAAAACTAAATTTGTTTTCCACTGAGAAAGTTTCCAAGGTGATTCATATACCAATTCAAAATCTGGCTGACCCAAACCTCTCAAATAAGAAAAAAGATCCGCATAACTGTCTGATTTGGTGATCGAATAATGTTTTCCATTCGCATAACTTGCAAGTTTGGTTGCCTCCAAAGAACTGGGAGCCAGAACAATGAGTTGCAAATTCTTTTCTCGAATGCGTTTGGCAAGTTCCGGAATTTCAAAACGGTCCTGCCATTCAGAGGCAAAACTGACAAAAACCAAAATATGATCTTCAGAAGATTGGTTTTCCTTTATACTTTCTAAAAAATTTTCCCAGTTCCGAATGGGATAAACAGGAGCCGGTTCTTTCGGAAATGGAAAAGAAATGTCCAAAACATTCGAACGAATTCTTTCAAAGGAATGTTTGTTTGTATCGGACTGGATTTGCAACTGAGTGGAACCACCACTTTGTTCCGATAGTTTTACCAATTGATTGGCCAATTGGATGATCCAACGTCTGTCCTGAGCATCCGTGTAACTCGGAATTGAAAGGTATAAGTGAATGGGATTTTTTGATTCTGTTTTTTCGAATCGAAAGGATTCAGTAAGCCTTCTGTTTAATTCCAATTGTTCAGAGAGAACAAAGCCATTTGGATCCAAAATTCCATTAGAATGGAATCGAATTTTTACTTCTGGATAGGAACGAATGTCAATCGATCGAAGTTTGAACCCTGGGTCAGCAGAAAGTACTGCCGGAAAAAGTATAGATAGAAAAAACCAATTACTGAAAGAGTAGAGATGCTTCCTTAAGTTGTTTTCCATATTCAGTTTTTGGCTCCAGGTTACCGTTTAAAACCGGAACGGTTTCAACAACTTCCCCTTGTTTCATTATCGTAACTTGAGAGGTCAGACTTTCGACGATCCGTAGCTCATGTGTAATAAAAACAACCGTCATCCCCATTTTTGCAAGGTTTCGGACGGTTTCTAGAACAATTTTTTCAGAAAAAGCATCAAGGCCCGTAGTAGGCTCATCCAAAACGAGGATCTCTGGTTTACGTAAAAAAGCAAGGGAAAGGAGAATCCTTTGTTTCTCTCCTCCAGATAAGGTTTTTGCGTATTTTTTCCAATGACTTCTGGGAATAGACAAACGATCCCAAATTTGAAACAGAGATTCAAAATGGACCGCATTCAATTTTGATAATTTAAAAAAATCCCTAATTTGTGCTTCGATGGACCGGAAAGGATGAAAGGCCCAATTAGGATTTTGTGGCACCATAAACAAATTAGAACCAAAATTAACAGTACGCACATCTTCGCCTAATACAGAAAAGGTCTGATAACTCAACTGGCAACCATCTGGAACCATGCCAAAAAGCGAAAAACCTAAGGTTGATTTTCCTGACCCCGACTCTCCGATCACTCCATACACAATGCCTTTTGGAATTTCCAAAGAAATTCCATTCCAAATCTTTTGCCCATTCTTAGTTTCAATGGTCGCATTTTTGATTTGGACAGCAGAAAATTCAGTCGAGCCCAAAGAGTTCCTTTTCTATGATACTGCAAAGAATATGGCCAATCAGGATATGACATTCTTGGATTCTAGCAGTAACCTTAGATGGCACAATGATTTCCACATCCCCTTTTCCTTTTAGTTTTCCGCCATCTCCACCTAATAATAAAACGACCTTCATTCCGATTTTTCTAGCTTCTTCTACCGCCAAAACAATGTTTTGCGAATTTCCAGAAGTGGTTAGGCCCACAAAAACATCTGACGGTTTTCCAAATGCCTGGACTTGTCTTTGGAATACATATTCATAACCATAATCATTAGAACAAGCGGTAAGAACAGCTTGGTCACTGTTGAGAGCAAGGGCGGGAATGGCTTTTCTCTCATTACCCGACTTATAACGAACCACAAGTTCTGCTGCAATATGAGAGGCATCACAACTCGAGCCCCCATTTCCACAGAAATACAATAATCCATTTTGTCTGAGTGACTCTGTCAGGAGTTTACCCGCAGTTTCAATAGAAGGCAAAAGTCCAGGTAATAAACTTTGTTTTACGGCAATTGAATCTTCGATTTGTGTTTGGATGAGCGATTTATGATCCATGTTTTTGTTCTTTGTCCCTTCTTTCTTTGATGGCATTCACTGCATTTCCGAACTCGATCAGTGCAGACCCAAATCCATAAAAGTTTTTGGCTTTTGAATAGGGATTATTTTGGTCTGTGTTCCCAAGATTCAGATAGAATAATTCGTCTCTTACTAGTTTCTTTTGTCTTTCCGTAGCCACGGACTCAAAAAAAATCCGACATTCTTCTCCTATGGCAAGCATCGCAAGTGCCATTGCATTTGGTTTCATAAGTAAAATTAATTGTTCTTTCCAAAATCGTTCAAAGGAGAAAACAACTCTCCAGTCTTCCTGAGGTGCATCAGTCTCCAAAAATAAATCTGTTTTGGGAACAGAAAGAGCTTGTAACAATCCATCCACACGAGAGAGATCTTTGGACAAACTTTTGTTTAATTCCCCTTCATCCACAAACAAAACACCGGCCCATTTATCTTCTTTATTTTTATATAAGTGGTTACCCGTTACGAGAATCAAAGAGTAGTCTTCCCCTTCCGCTCGAAACAATTTATCGTTAGTTTTTGTTAAGCGAAACTTTGGTGATTCTAAAACAATACCCGTTGTAATTTGTTTGGTACGAAGTTTTTTTTTCCAATTTTCAATGGCTACGGCCCATTCCATGGGAAACGATTTTGGTTCCTTTTTCCTTTTGGACGGATCTTGTTCTTCTAATTTTCCACTGGATCGAAAAAGGTTCAAAAACCAGCCAAAGAAACCCTTCTTAGATGGTTTTTTAGTTTTTGCCATATTCTTTTCTAATATTGGACGGTCTTTCGATCTGTTTTCGGTCTAGTTCATATAATTTTGCATATTTTAAAAAGGTTGAAAAGGAGGAAGCAATGGCAATCCAAAGTCCAGGAATTCCATCCAAAAACCCAAATTTAAAAATATAAATTTCGATAAATTTTCCGAAGGGTTTGAAAATAGTTTTGAAAAGAGAAAACCTTTCTCCTTTCGCATAACGAGTATAAGCAACAATACTCGAGAACTGATTGATAGTTGTGATTTGGTGACTAAAATCAGTAAAACTATAATGAAGGATATCTCCCTTCATGACTTTCCCAATTGAACCCGGTTTTAATTCTATATAGTCATGTGGGTTTTCACCGACCCAAGTGGCGGCATTTTTCTGAAAAAGACGAAATCTACGTAGCGGATACCAACCACTAAATCGAATCCACCGACCCAAATGAAAAGTGAGCCTTGCAATTTTAAACCCGTCGGCATTGACTGACTCGGATTCTAAAAATAACTCGATAGACTGGATTAGAGTTTTATTAGCACGTTCATCTGCATCAAGCGATAGAATCCAATCATTGGAACAAAGGCCAATGGCTTTGTTCTTTTGTTCCACATGGCCGGGAAATGGAGATTCAAAGAATTTTACTTTGGAAAAGGAAGTTGCAATTTCTTTAGTACGGTCAGTACTCAATGAATCCAAAACAATGATTTCATCGGCAACTGACTGTACGGATCGGATACAATCCCCGATATTTTTTTCTTCATTGAAGGTGATGATGGCCACCGACAATTTTCTTTTTCTCTTGCCTTCCATAGGAGTTAAAACCTATTCTGAGAACCAAATATGATTGGGAAAGAAACATTTCATAAGATTTCTGTCGTTTTTCTATACCTTTTTTTTACACTCTCCCCCTTTTCGATTAGCCTTTGCCAGATTTTTGCTGGCGTCTCCCTTTTCTTTTTATTTTTGGACAAAATTATAAAACGGAAATTTCCCCATTTCGAATCCCAAATCCTTTTTTGGATCCTTCTCTATTTAAGTTTTCTCGTCACACCGACTCTGCATTGGGAAGAAACCAATTGGAAACTAACTATCTTAAAATCTGAGTTTGGTGATGTGTGGATGGGATTTTTGTTATTACACCATTCAAATTTATCCAATTTCGAAAAAACGAAACTAAAAAAAGCGTTAATGATTGGTGCTCTGTTTCTCATTTTATCCGGTTTGGTATCATTACTTTCTCCCTACAGACTTGCTCCTTTTGTGATGGATGGATTTCAATATACCGAAGGAAGACGACTGCCTCACCTGCTCGCCAATTATATGGGAAAATTCCCTCTCTATTTGCCTATTGGTTTCCAAAGCACTCATCTAACGTATGGCGGGTTACTTGCTCTTTATCTCCCGTCTGTTTTAGAAAGGTCTTTTCGTATTTTAAAAATAAATAAACAAACTTCAAAGTTTCGTTTTTTTCTTATTGGATTTATCATTTTGTCTTTAGCTGGAATCCTTTTACTTTTTCTCAACCAAAGTCGTTCGATTTGGTTTGGACTCTTTTTTGGAATCTTTCTGGTTTCCTTCCAGAAAAGGATTTCTATTAAAAAATACTTACCGACTCTTGTTTTGGGAGTTTTGGCAGGTGCCAGCATCCTCTATTTGGTTTATCAATACAATTGGCTTTTTCAGAGAGCCATCGATGATTTATTCGCTAAACGATCGTTAGAGAACCAAAGGATATGGATTCATAAAATGAATTTTGCAATTCTAAAAGATTCTTATTTTTTTGGAATTGGATCAGGGAATTATACAAATGAATTTATCAGACAAGCGAAAACATTAGTAAACAATCTACCCGAATTGTATTATGATTTGTATATCACACCAAAGTCACATGCCCATTTCGACTTTTTACATTTTTGGATTTTGGGAGGGTTTCTCTCTGGTTTTTCTTTCCTCTATTTTTTATATCGAGAAACAAAACTCATTTTAAATGCAGGTAAACATACTGTTTTCTTTTTAGGTTTTTTTGCCATTGTATTTGCCGGTAGTTTCCAATGTTTTCTGTTAGATGATGAAGTTTTGTTGCCTTTTTTGGGGATTTTATGTTTACTTCCTTTCTCCAAAAATAAAAAAAATATCCAAGATTCTTTAACAGTTAGAAAGCAGACCAAAATTTTTGGAATGATTCCTTTTTGGATTCTACTTTCCTGTTTAGGGGCTTTCTATTTAACAAAAACTCCTAATAAAGATCTTTTTTTACACCGAACTCGCACAGAACATAACTTCCCCGATCCAAAGGCACAATCGTCAATCAACGGGAAATTACAGGTCGCTTTGCCAGATGGAACCAAGGAACGATACTTCAAACTCGCAGGATGTTTGGATCACAATTCTAACTTTAATGAAACGCACCAAGTCAGAGTGGCACCAATTTTTTTCAAAATCCATTGGGAAGAAAATCAAAAGGGAAATCTACCCGATACTCTTACTCTAGAAATTCGGAAACGAGAAAGCTTCGACCAAGACAAAGAATACAAGGTCCAATCGGAACGAATTGTAAAAATAGAAAGTTATCGAAATACAAAACAAATCCAAAAGATCCAAGTCTATCCTAAGGAATATTTGGGAGAGGGACTAGAGTTTATTGATTTTGGATTTAAGTATACTTGGAAGGAAGGAAAACCGATTCTTCCCAGAATCGAAATTTCAGGGAACTGTGATTAGATCTGTGGGGGGTCGCCCTGCTTAAAAGAAAAGATGTATTGAATCTAGTTTGGTTTGATTAGAAAGTCCTGAGGGAAGCGCATCTGCCTTCCTGGCCTTTCGATCTTAAGCCTGTCCTACTCGCGACTCCAGACATCCTGTCCTCAGAAAAATGGCTTCGCAACTCGTCCACCCTTGGCCTTACGGCCAACTTCGCCTCAGGCTTTTATGATGCCTTTGCGGAGTAGCTACCCATTTTTTCGCTCGTAGTCATTCGATTTCTATACCTGGAGCGGGAATCGAACCCGCACGGGATTACTCCCACAGGATTTTAAGTCCTGTGTGTCTACCAATTCCACCATCCAGGCGAATCTATCGTGAAAAGGCGTCGGCCGGATTCGAACCGGCGGTCAAGCTTTTGCAGAGCCATGCCTTACCACTTGGCCACGACGCCAATCGTGACTTTGGATAGGCTAAAATACGAAGGCCTGGTGTCAAATGGAAACTAAAATTCACTTTTCATCGGATTGTAACATTTCTCTAAAAATTCAAATTGCATAAGCTTTTGGAAAGGATGGGCTGTAAATATGAACCGAATGACTTTTCTCACTGTATCCATTCTTTTGATTGTTTCTCTCAATTCTTATGCAGACACGGTGAAAGTGAAAGCAACCAAAGAGGTGCTGGAGAATGTAAAAACATCTTCTCCGACCGCCAATTATGTTTTGGTAGAATCAAAAGACGGCACCAAACAAGCGTTTAAGAAGACTGCTGTAGATGTTGTCTCTCTCCCCGTAGAATGGGGAACTCCTAAAGAGGAAGAAAAACCTGGATTTTTTGGGTCCCTATTTGCTTCCAAAGATACCAAAGAAGAAACAAAAACAGAATCGCCAAATCCTGAAGAACCAAAAGAAAACCCTGAAAACCAAAGTTTTTTCAAAAGAAAACTTCCAGAATTGGCAATGGGCGGAATGGTTCTCCTTTGGTTTATACTTCCTTAAACTTTCTTCTAAATTTTTTTTTAGAAAGAACCTAACTTATTCCCACTCAATGGTCCCCGGTGGTTTGTGGGTAAGATCGTATAATACCAAAGAAATTTGTGGCAATGCTAACAATTCTTTGGTGATACTTTCCAAAATCTTTCTGTCCATCTCGTAAAAATTAGCAGTCATTGCTTCTGTTGATTCCACTGGTCGTAACACTACCCCATAAGAATTTTCACGTAAACCCACAGGAACAAGGACCACTGGCATTTGCCAGATAGAAGTATGAATGGACTCTTCATAGAGGATTCGGTTCACAATCGCATCCGCCTCTCTTAAGATATCCGAGTGCTCTTTGTCTAGGGTCAGTTTGGTATAATGAAATACTCCCGAGAAACTAGGAATCCCCGGTGCAAAAACCACACGATTGATTTCCTTTTTGAAATTGGTAATCTCTACTGCACACTCATCCAATTCCTTCCAGTTTGTTGTAAAATCATTTAACACGGCACAGTGGGCATAACTTCTTTGGTCCCCTTGGACCCCGACAGAAAGAATCGGTAAAATTTTAACCTCTGCTTTTTTTCCAGCAAGGGCCAAATCAGAAAAATCGAGGATTGGTGGTTTAGTCTCAGGACTTGCAATCATTCTTACCACAAGGCCCGGACCAGGGAAAGGATGCCTTTCGATCCAACGTTCCGGTAGGCCAAGAAGCCTTCCGAGTTCTCTCACTTCATCCTTGTACAAATCGGCAATGGGTTCGATGATTTTCCCTTCTTGGATGAGTTTTTCAATCTGTGGGACACGGTTGTGATGGGTTTTGATTTTATGAGAATGTTTGGTTCCCCCTGATTCGATGGTGTCGGGGTAAATGGTTCCTTGGCCTAGAAGCCAATGTTCCGAATCCAATCCTAAAGAATCAGTGGCTTTACTTTGTGCTTCTAAGAATAGATCTCCAACGATTCGGCGTTTTTTTTCTGGTTCAAATTCGGATTCTAAGTGTTTGTAAAAGATCTGACTTTCATCCCAAATGGTGAGATCAAAACCAACTTGGTGGAGGTTGTCCATAAGATCTTTCACTTCATTTTTACGCATAAAGCCCGTATCGACGAGGAGTCCTTTGACCCGATCTTTCCCAAGAGCTTTTGCTAGAAGTAAATAAGCAACAGAAGAATCCACTCCACCTGATACGAGCAAAAACACATTTTTACCTGGGGGGACTTTCTTTTGTAACTCAGAGATTTGTTCTTCCAGAAACTGAGAAATACTCCAACTGGCACCTGCATTACAAAGATTCACAAAATTTCGAAGTAAAACTTCCCCTTCTTCGGAATGAGTGACTTCCGGATGGAATTGGATTCCAAATTGTTTTTTAGACTCATTTGAAACAAACGCATAACGACAATTATCCGAAGAAGCGACAATTTTGAAACCATCTGGCATCCGAACCACTTCATCACCGTGACTCATCCAAACTTTTGTTTTAGAAGAAAGGGATTTTGAAAGTAGAGAATCTGGATTTTGAATTTCTAAAATAGCAGGGCCGTATTCTTTTGAATTGGAAGAAACCACCTCACCACCGAGAGCCTTCATTAAAAGTTGGTGACCATAACAGATTCCTAGAATGGGAACAGAAGTTTTAAAAAATCCATCTGGTAGAAGTGGGGCACCCTTCTCATACACGCTACTGGGGCCACCTGATAGAATGATTCCAGCATAGGACTCATAGACAGATAAAGGTTCTTCGTTGGAAAGAATTTCCGTATAGGCACCAAGCCTACGAATTCGGGATGCGATGAGGTGAGCGTATTGACCGCCGAAATCGACGACTGCAATTTTTTTATCACTTTTCATGGGATGATTCCAAAATAATTTTGCAATTGTCGGGGTAAACAAATGTCGGAAAAAAAATCAGAATCTTCTTACGAGGACAAACAAGACCATATCCCGTCCTGGAAAACCCCGGAAATCGAGTGGTTTGCCAATGTTTATGCCGGAAAAGAATACAATATTGAATTTACTATCCCAGAATTTACTGCCGTTTGTCCCAAAACAGGTCTACCCGACTTTGGTTCTATTTTTATCGAATACATTCCTCGGGATCGCTGCGTAGAACTCAAATCGCTGAAAGAATACATGATGTCCTACCGAAATGTGGGAATTTTCCATGAAAATGTGGTGAACAAAATCCTCGAAGATTTTGTTCAAGCAGTGGATCCCCTATATGTAAAGGTGGTGGGAGATTACAATGTTCGGGGTGGAGTCAAAACAATCGTTAGGCGAGAGTATAAAGCATAAATGGAAAACCTGATTGGCTACATTGCTGCCTTTTTAACTACTGTTTCATTTCTTCCGCAAGTGTTACGAGTTGTCATGACCAAACAAACCCGAGACATCAGCCGCAATATGTACATCATGTTTTTTGTGGGTGTACTTTTGTGGTTTGTATATGGAGTTTTAAAATCTGATTTTCCCATCATTCTCGCAAATTCGGTCACCATATTTTTTGTATCGATCATTTTATATTATAAACTCAAAACAGAGGAAAACATATGAGAAAAGCTTATGTAGACAAAGACAATTGTACTTCTTGTAACCAATGTGCAGATAATATGCCGAAATACTTTATGATGGACGAGGATGATGTTTCCCAAACTCATATCGGGGGTGAGTCAATTAACGATGCAATGATCCCAGATGAAGATGAAAAAAAGGTGCAAAAGGAAATGGATGAATGCCCAGGGGAATGTATCCACTGGAAAAAAAATTAATTTAAACCTTTAAACATTCATCCAATCATACAGTTTTGGGAATTTTTCTTCTAAATAATCGACGTCCTCTTCTCGACTAACAAGGTAAAGTTGATTCTCGAAACTCCGACAATCCTTTTGATTCGTATACAATGATGTTTTTTTTTCAAGTAAATACGTAGGCAAAACAGAAACACCGCACCCGAGTTCCAAAGCAGTCCGGATATCATGAAGATTCGGTAAAACGGAATACTCTTTTAATTTCGGCCGAGAATCAAAATTCACCTTCCAAAACCTTCGAACAATCGCAAAGTCTTCGCTATACACAAACCAGTGTTGGTTTTCCATCCAAGTTTTGATCATTTCGATTTTGGGTTTGTTTTCTCCCCGAAATGGAAAATTCGCCTCAGAACTGATGGGTTTTGACGCAACAAAAACAAATTTTTCACTGTATAATTCTTCTAACAAAATTCCCGGAACATTTAACTTTTGATTGGTGATGACTAGATCGATTTCCTTTTTTTCCAAAGAATCCAAAAGTTCGGGAGGATGACCATATTGAACATGAAATCTTTCCCTCGATGCAGAAAGATTCGGCAAAATTTTCTCTAAAAAAATCTCTTTGGCGGATCCAATCCTAAACTTACGAATATTTTCTTTCGGTTTCCATTGCCCCTCCATTTTTTCTAATTCTTCGATTGGGCCTGCGATTTGAACATACAACCGTTTGGCGGCATCAGTGGGAATTAAATCCCTAGATGTACGGCGAAATAGAACTTCTTTTCTATGCCTTTCCAAAGACTGTAAATGCAAACTGAGTGCCGGTTGGGACAAACCAAGGATTTTTCCTGCTTTGGTCAAATTCCTCTCACGATAGATACAATAAAAACTTTGGTACAATTCGATCGGATTCATTTTGATTTGATATTAATTTTATAATACCTAAC
This genomic stretch from Leptospira meyeri harbors:
- a CDS encoding SemiSWEET transporter; this encodes MENLIGYIAAFLTTVSFLPQVLRVVMTKQTRDISRNMYIMFFVGVLLWFVYGVLKSDFPIILANSVTIFFVSIILYYKLKTEENI
- the queF gene encoding preQ(1) synthase, coding for MSEKKSESSYEDKQDHIPSWKTPEIEWFANVYAGKEYNIEFTIPEFTAVCPKTGLPDFGSIFIEYIPRDRCVELKSLKEYMMSYRNVGIFHENVVNKILEDFVQAVDPLYVKVVGDYNVRGGVKTIVRREYKA
- a CDS encoding LBBP_01157 family protein, which encodes MAKTKKPSKKGFFGWFLNLFRSSGKLEEQDPSKRKKEPKSFPMEWAVAIENWKKKLRTKQITTGIVLESPKFRLTKTNDKLFRAEGEDYSLILVTGNHLYKNKEDKWAGVLFVDEGELNKSLSKDLSRVDGLLQALSVPKTDLFLETDAPQEDWRVVFSFERFWKEQLILLMKPNAMALAMLAIGEECRIFFESVATERQKKLVRDELFYLNLGNTDQNNPYSKAKNFYGFGSALIEFGNAVNAIKERRDKEQKHGS
- a CDS encoding LIMLP_04285 family protein, which gives rise to MNRMTFLTVSILLIVSLNSYADTVKVKATKEVLENVKTSSPTANYVLVESKDGTKQAFKKTAVDVVSLPVEWGTPKEEEKPGFFGSLFASKDTKEETKTESPNPEEPKENPENQSFFKRKLPELAMGGMVLLWFILP
- a CDS encoding LysR family transcriptional regulator, yielding MNPIELYQSFYCIYRERNLTKAGKILGLSQPALSLHLQSLERHRKEVLFRRTSRDLIPTDAAKRLYVQIAGPIEELEKMEGQWKPKENIRKFRIGSAKEIFLEKILPNLSASRERFHVQYGHPPELLDSLEKKEIDLVITNQKLNVPGILLEELYSEKFVFVASKPISSEANFPFRGENKPKIEMIKTWMENQHWFVYSEDFAIVRRFWKVNFDSRPKLKEYSVLPNLHDIRTALELGCGVSVLPTYLLEKKTSLYTNQKDCRSFENQLYLVSREEDVDYLEEKFPKLYDWMNV
- a CDS encoding ferredoxin, which gives rise to MRKAYVDKDNCTSCNQCADNMPKYFMMDEDDVSQTHIGGESINDAMIPDEDEKKVQKEMDECPGECIHWKKN
- the guaA gene encoding glutamine-hydrolyzing GMP synthase, yielding MKSDKKIAVVDFGGQYAHLIASRIRRLGAYTEILSNEEPLSVYESYAGIILSGGPSSVYEKGAPLLPDGFFKTSVPILGICYGHQLLMKALGGEVVSSNSKEYGPAILEIQNPDSLLSKSLSSKTKVWMSHGDEVVRMPDGFKIVASSDNCRYAFVSNESKKQFGIQFHPEVTHSEEGEVLLRNFVNLCNAGASWSISQFLEEQISELQKKVPPGKNVFLLVSGGVDSSVAYLLLAKALGKDRVKGLLVDTGFMRKNEVKDLMDNLHQVGFDLTIWDESQIFYKHLESEFEPEKKRRIVGDLFLEAQSKATDSLGLDSEHWLLGQGTIYPDTIESGGTKHSHKIKTHHNRVPQIEKLIQEGKIIEPIADLYKDEVRELGRLLGLPERWIERHPFPGPGLVVRMIASPETKPPILDFSDLALAGKKAEVKILPILSVGVQGDQRSYAHCAVLNDFTTNWKELDECAVEITNFKKEINRVVFAPGIPSFSGVFHYTKLTLDKEHSDILREADAIVNRILYEESIHTSIWQMPVVLVPVGLRENSYGVVLRPVESTEAMTANFYEMDRKILESITKELLALPQISLVLYDLTHKPPGTIEWE
- a CDS encoding FHA domain-containing protein produces the protein MENNLRKHLYSFSNWFFLSILFPAVLSADPGFKLRSIDIRSYPEVKIRFHSNGILDPNGFVLSEQLELNRRLTESFRFEKTESKNPIHLYLSIPSYTDAQDRRWIIQLANQLVKLSEQSGGSTQLQIQSDTNKHSFERIRSNVLDISFPFPKEPAPVYPIRNWENFLESIKENQSSEDHILVFVSFASEWQDRFEIPELAKRIREKNLQLIVLAPSSLEATKLASYANGKHYSITKSDSYADLFSYLRGLGQPDFELVYESPWKLSQWKTNLVFGNLVSVDQGIRFEFQYELSLFRSLYLKLSDPLFFFPASLFLIFLCLAALYYLRGFEETNQKENQNLPSANHSLVSEFSERKEELQVYDRMYGETLERAARDREIAVAIAEKVSIPGTAYSYAVLMRREGNQNTDPFQLQFDEVTIGSWESNHLVISDPTVAGLHAKIKNKKGKYILFDCVSETGVYLNGKKLLRPKVLHNLDEIQIGKTILSFRGR
- a CDS encoding glycosyltransferase family 2 protein — protein: MEGKRKRKLSVAIITFNEEKNIGDCIRSVQSVADEIIVLDSLSTDRTKEIATSFSKVKFFESPFPGHVEQKNKAIGLCSNDWILSLDADERANKTLIQSIELFLESESVNADGFKIARLTFHLGRWIRFSGWYPLRRFRLFQKNAATWVGENPHDYIELKPGSIGKVMKGDILHYSFTDFSHQITTINQFSSIVAYTRYAKGERFSLFKTIFKPFGKFIEIYIFKFGFLDGIPGLWIAIASSFSTFLKYAKLYELDRKQIERPSNIRKEYGKN
- a CDS encoding SIS domain-containing protein encodes the protein MDHKSLIQTQIEDSIAVKQSLLPGLLPSIETAGKLLTESLRQNGLLYFCGNGGSSCDASHIAAELVVRYKSGNERKAIPALALNSDQAVLTACSNDYGYEYVFQRQVQAFGKPSDVFVGLTTSGNSQNIVLAVEEARKIGMKVVLLLGGDGGKLKGKGDVEIIVPSKVTARIQECHILIGHILCSIIEKELFGLD
- a CDS encoding O-antigen ligase family protein, encoding MIGKETFHKISVVFLYLFFTLSPFSISLCQIFAGVSLFFLFLDKIIKRKFPHFESQILFWILLYLSFLVTPTLHWEETNWKLTILKSEFGDVWMGFLLLHHSNLSNFEKTKLKKALMIGALFLILSGLVSLLSPYRLAPFVMDGFQYTEGRRLPHLLANYMGKFPLYLPIGFQSTHLTYGGLLALYLPSVLERSFRILKINKQTSKFRFFLIGFIILSLAGILLLFLNQSRSIWFGLFFGIFLVSFQKRISIKKYLPTLVLGVLAGASILYLVYQYNWLFQRAIDDLFAKRSLENQRIWIHKMNFAILKDSYFFGIGSGNYTNEFIRQAKTLVNNLPELYYDLYITPKSHAHFDFLHFWILGGFLSGFSFLYFLYRETKLILNAGKHTVFFLGFFAIVFAGSFQCFLLDDEVLLPFLGILCLLPFSKNKKNIQDSLTVRKQTKIFGMIPFWILLSCLGAFYLTKTPNKDLFLHRTRTEHNFPDPKAQSSINGKLQVALPDGTKERYFKLAGCLDHNSNFNETHQVRVAPIFFKIHWEENQKGNLPDTLTLEIRKRESFDQDKEYKVQSERIVKIESYRNTKQIQKIQVYPKEYLGEGLEFIDFGFKYTWKEGKPILPRIEISGNCD
- a CDS encoding ATP-binding cassette domain-containing protein — protein: MGSTEFSAVQIKNATIETKNGQKIWNGISLEIPKGIVYGVIGESGSGKSTLGFSLFGMVPDGCQLSYQTFSVLGEDVRTVNFGSNLFMVPQNPNWAFHPFRSIEAQIRDFFKLSKLNAVHFESLFQIWDRLSIPRSHWKKYAKTLSGGEKQRILLSLAFLRKPEILVLDEPTTGLDAFSEKIVLETVRNLAKMGMTVVFITHELRIVESLTSQVTIMKQGEVVETVPVLNGNLEPKTEYGKQLKEASLLFQ